Below is a window of Solanum stenotomum isolate F172 chromosome 7, ASM1918654v1, whole genome shotgun sequence DNA.
GACCAtcatcaatacacatacgaggTCCATAAGTGTTAAAAATCCTAGCAATTCTCACCTGTAACAACATAGATACATCAACATAATTTTACCAGCAAATTACTTATCAGGTAAGAATGGATACATATCTATGATAAACAGTAACTAGTAACCTGATAAAAATGGTAACTAACTCGCTATCATAGATTAAACTATAAACCGATAGTACAATATTAAACAACACTAGATACAAAGTACATTTATCGATGATCAAGTATGTGTGCAATAGAGGAATAAAACAGTTGGCTCCAGAGTGattgttaattttatatttcctcgcacctcgactaattacACAAGAAACCtgtcacctcccaccaacaacagGTATCTGTGTCCACCATGATAGGACAAATGGTAAGATATCACCTAGATTTTTGTCTCTGCTGGAATTTAAACTCGAGACCTCATGATTTTCAACTCGCTTCATTGACTAGTAAACCACACCCTCGAGTGTCAAATGCTCTATTTCTTGACAATGTAATACCAGAGAAGTTACAATTACGTTATCTATGAAGTCTACATTATCAACAAGTAGGGTAAACATTAATCTGGACTGTGGGTTAAAAAAAAAGCACAAACCTCAACTTCAGCACCTCTGTGATAATCCATGGTCAATGTTTCAGCTGTACGTTTTCCCTCATCGTAGCAACTTCGGACACCTGTTTTACTTTCTTGGTCAGTTAACCCCACCATTTACATTAAAATAGACAAAAAGCAAAACAGACCATCTTCCTTAGTCTGCGGGAAATTCAAGTTACATTTCAGATCCATTATTCTATACAAATTCAgtaatatttcaatattcaaCTACTACCTGTCCAATTACTCATAtttgttttctctttcttcataGTAAAACAAAcacaatttgtttttgttactgTTCTCGTCTACTTTAGCATAACTTTTTTACTATTCAtaccgtttcaaaaagaataacccactttcctttttagtttgtttaaaaaggAATGACCACTTTCATTTTTGGTAAcactttagtttcaattttccACGTAGCATATTTAAGGctacaaaattaaaggacaattttgtacatttgacataactttaatttaagaccacaagatttaaaaatcttcttgattttcttaaatttcgtgctAAGTCAAACTATGTtactctttttgaaacggaaGGAATATTATATTTCGTTTCACTAGTAGTTGTCATTATGCTATCGAAAATATTCTCTCTACCTTCCTAAGGTAAGGACAAAGTTGCGTAACACACTACTCTTCTCAAACTTCATTTGTGGAATCACATTGCTTATGTTGTTATGGTAAAACAATTCCTAATTTATTACTTCCTccatttttcaatttgtttgtctcatTTTGACTAACATCCAATCTacgaaaataaaacaaattttttAATCATAGGATCTTAAACTAAAATACGTAAGATATACtggaatatttttaaattttattatcttaAACATGTTATTTGAAAGTGAAACTTAAAACCTatcaaaaaataactttttctttttttaagaaagtaaaaaaatcaaacaaataaattgaaaagtgAAGCATCAAAAGACTcgaaggaattttttttttaaaaaaaaagacaagaaattaattaaggtaatttaatttttcaaggacaaaataaaagagagaggaaGATTGAAAAGGGCGCGCCAATTGAATTGAAATGAAAGAGATAAAGATAGGTGAATGAAGCGGCAGGACCCGCAAATCACGGTATCATcgttgacaaaaaaaaaaattaaaaatttccaGACCCGATCTAAGGACAAAAACGTCATTAGCTGTCATCATCGTTCAACACGTGGCTCCACATTTCTATCATGAACCATCAAATACCATAGCTAACGTGAACCGTAACCCCTTCACGAGAAATTACTTTtatccgtttcaatttatttatctacgactttaaattttatgctcttgaactaaatatataatgcaaaaaataaaaattaaaagatttctcttttttttttttttaaataattaaaaaggaaagaaaaaaaaatcttaccaATAGGATTAACATTGCCCCAGTATGTCTCCTTCTGTGGATGTTCTAAAGGATCACCGTACACCTCACTGGTGCTCGTTAGCAAAAACCTCGCACCGACTCTTTTAGCCAATCCCAGCATGTTCAAAGTCCCCACCACATTAGTCTTGTAAAAATTACTCCGTCAAGGATcaaacaataacatatttaatataatttcacGCACGTTATCAAATTGAATTGTAATAatgaataaggaaaaaaaaaagaaaaggatatAATAGTCTTGACGGGATTATGCTTGTAATGAACAGGAGAAGCAGGGCAAGCGAGATGATAGATCTGGTCAACTTCAAGCAAAAGTGGCTCAACAACATCATGTCTAATAAGCTCAAACCTAGGGTTACCAAAATGATGCATAACATTCTCTTTCCGTCCGGTGAAGAAATTATCAACGACGATCACGCTATCACCTCTCGCAATCAAACGGTCCACAAGATGACTACCTACAAAACCAGCACCACCAGTCACCACGATCCTCAAACTCTTCCGCTGCAATCCCAACGGGATCTTCCCACCGGAATTAAACGACCCGAACCCGACCCGATTCTGATAGATAATCCGATGAGCCACCTGAGACTGAGTCGACTCCGACGGTAAGTACGAATCGTAGATCCCGGTGTTTGCGTAGCTCGATCCTCCGGAACGAGAAGAAGGTAAAAAGGCAAAAATTAGAGAAGCGATAGCAATGCCTGCGAATAGAAAAACGATTCTCTGTTCTCGTAGCAAGTAACGAAGGGGACGAATTACAGTAAACCATGGTTTGTGTGGTTTGGGAGTGTAACTGTCGGGAACCGGAAGTGATTCCGGTCCGCGGTAGATCAATTCAGAAGCCATTATATGATTTTTCTTTCTCTCAAAATTGGgttaaaagagagagaaaagaagattaGTTTTTTGGTGTGaaattaggaaaataaatatatatatatagatatataaagGGAGGAGAGGCTGCTAAGAAGAGGTGGGACAGGAGGATTTTTCGCCGGAAATTCTCACTCACACTTATGGGTCGGCGCGTGGAGTTGATTGTTGAAGTTAACTCttaaagactttttttttaaaaaaaaaaggttattgTTCCTTATTTAATTACTAAAGTGGTAgtacttagggtgtgtttgtgcttggtaatgaaaaaaaatgttttttaaattattttttttaggattgATTGGCGAAGGAAAATAACGATTTTACATTATGTTTTAGATGATTGTTACGtgttatttcataatatattgtattgttttaatgaatacaatTATACTGTGTTTGCATAGATTATATCGTTTCTGCTGGTTACATAATGTCTGGcatcaataatttgaaaataaacatATTAAGAAAGTAGTGTACGGAGTAAAACTACTGTATTTAAGAGGTAGGGGAAAGGATGGGATTATTCAATAATAAGTAAAagcaaaatgagaagaaaatattaagatgCCGATACAGTCACACCAAATCAATCGTTATACGAAATGAGACTTTTCGTTGTTACATAACAATGGGtttaaataatacaatattataaaattaaggATATCAACTatccaaacaaagtgttaatggaagtagaaaaaataatatttcttattCAGTTAGATTGATAATAGTTTGGtagattacatataaatatcttttgaggttatatttaCTTACTACTTAAATACTagaaaataagtgaaaaatctattattattttataagaaaataattttctttataccaaacacatccttaatgtttatttatttattttcattcaattttgAATAAATCCACCAAAGATTTCTTATTATAGTCCGTTAATTTCATGACTAGTTTCGACTAGTTAATACTCtctgattcttttttttatttttattttttaattttagcaAATTAGGAGaggtttattgtattttttattattattaaataactaaataaatatcaatatcaaattcagatttccaaaatataattattttactaaaataaattcttaataaatatttctttttttaaaaaaaaatatcaagtaaaataaaaaggagCAAGTAAAACCATTTGTCTTCACATGTTTGTTCAATTAACTGTTAAAAAGTTTGCAGTATTTCTGGATGACCCAAAACTCCAACAATACGTTTTGCAGAATCACTTTATAAGATTTACTTAATTTCTTCGATTTAATAACTGCTAATTAATATGTTGTTCTTATTTATTATCCCTTGTTATGTTCATTAGCATGTTATTAATGTCAAAAAATACTCTATCGTTAATCTAATCCacaatttcaaatataaatccaatttattattaatttaggtATAAACAACGCTAACATTTTGCAAATGTAAAGAAGGCCTAGATGATGAATCAGATTTTCGAATTTTATCGAATATGACATTTGCTTGATGAATTTTGTTAAGAAATAAAGGtatgttttttaaattattatttttcaaaaaaaaagcgTGTGATTGATTATTAATTCTAAGAAGTCTTATAAGTATTCAACAAAAGGTTGTTAAAAGGGTGGCTTGGCATTATTAGTTTCTAGGAAACCAATCCCACCAAACAAACaattatatatttcaattttttttttctataatcaACCAATTTGGTGTATGTAATCACAACTATTGATaccttattttctttaaatgtgaTGAATGTTTAGTTAAAAAAGGAAGGAGAAATCAAGTTTGAAAGTGGAAAGAGATATGATGAAGCGGATGGGGTTGCTCCTTCTTTAATCAAAcgttttgagtttgagtttgagTTCGAGTCCTGATTAGAAAATCTCTTGAAGGAGCGCTTCCCCACAAATAGGGTCGGCCCTACATGATGTAAATCCAAAATAATTAGACTTCAATGTGGATATTGAACGCCAcgtgaaaaactaaaaaaagaaagcggaaagaaaaaaaaatgaattggtaATTACATATCTAAATGGAATAAGTAATTACTCTACTaattaattactagtttaattatgatttttatcaTCAAAGTAATTAGTAGTAACGTGATAACATTAAGGTTCCAGCCAATTTACAGCGCATGTATATGAATATGactttcaaaattataattaaacaCTGTAAAGAATAATCTTTGTATTAAATTGAATGTATAGGAATTTCATTGGTCATTGTGggccattttattttttaaaaactgttTTAGGTCAactaatttcaaataaaaaaaaatacacatgtACTTTGTTCCCAATATCTTATGTTTCTAAATAATCCAACTATTTTAATTACTAGAGGATATATTATTGAAGATCCAATtgagtaaaataaaaatggcaACTATACAAGTTTGAAATgcatcatttttattattatatgtttttCCATTAAAGACATTTGGCTATTTTGTTAGCTGACTAAATAGAGTATCATGATattattcataattaatttagaataGTCAAGTTTCAACATAGAGATCGTACACATaatgagaaatttaaaaaaacttattcattgACAATTATATTTACAAGTAATTATTGAAAATCTAAATTTGTGGAAACAAAAAATTGTGGTGTTGACCATAAACGAGCTCAACTATTCTCCAATCTTTATTCATTTGCTTCAAATTCATATACGCATAAAATTCGTATTAAGTACAAAACATCTAAGATAAcgatataacaaaataattatgcataagatatgatatgatatgatcaAATACGataacataatataaatatatatttttagatgaatatCAGTTGCGCTAACACAAATTTgaaatatgttatatatatatatatatatatatttattataagttTCTCCTAATTAACTACTACTCCCTCTATTTccaattattgaattattgagacatttttcatatttcaaattaacttaattgttcaatcttcaaaaactacttttagaatgttctttcatttttacccttcatttggaTTTTCTATATGATGAGTTCAAGAAACTTTAATtgctttaaattattttatgtgaTGAGTTCAAgacatttttgaattatttagtattgaaattagttattatgattaatattagttattctaaagataaatttgacaataattaataaggataaaaataaaaagtaatatctaatttatgtcataatcttcttttttaaacgaTGTGAAACACACCCTaccaattcaattattttgaaataaaatactaGAGTATGATATTCTTCATAATCTTAATAGTTAGGGATTATTATACCTACAATTAGATGTTGGAAAAAATAGATTTGTAAGGACACAAAATCTGTGGCATTAAGTTAGACATAGCTAGCCATAATGATATCTGTTTCGAagttttgatttgaaatttgcGTTTGCTTAtgatatttttaacaaaattcaattataacttgaaattttgatttcatattttaaattcacATAAAGACAGAatcttaatttgaaattatgattctaatttttaattaaaacttgatctataattttaaattttgcaatttttttttataaaaaaaatcatattaattgAAAAGTAATTACCTAAGCCTAGCTACTTTATTCCCTGCTCTACCTATCcatatttctattaaaaatatatttctggTATAAAACTTTGCATAACTGTATTTGAggaaattttgataattttatttatctaaagatattcatgtttatgaataaaagtacaagttttaaaattttaattacaaaTTCAAATGAAATTACAActttaaatgaatttatattaTATCCAGATTAGTGATTTTAATGCCTActtataaaagatatatatttgttcatagAATTGTACTAAATAATACTCACTTctgttagaaaaataaaaataaaaagaatattccTCAAATTTCGAAAGAAAGTATCCCTCGTTGATTAAGAAAATCTTTTCGTTTTTACTTTATAAAGAATTAATATCCTATAGTAAATTGTAAAGAACTAGTTAAAGAGAGATGATTCATGCACGTGAAAAATGGGTCTGAAGGCAAAAGTAGTCGATTTACCTCGCTCCTCCTCTCTCTCTTGTGCACGAGATAAAAGTGGGGtctaattcaaatttatttttgcaaaataaaataaatttatgtgtgCTTACCAAACTATTTCCATATAAATtctattgaaatttaatttaatttcatgcACGTTATTTATTGTCCTTTGTTTTAGAATTTTTATCGTTGGAACGTTGTGACCGTTATTTAGTTAGTATAACGTTCTCGATAACtttacctatatatatatatattgaattgatTCATTCCTATGAGAACGAAACCaacacttaaaaatatttttatcctttCTTCCTGTAAAAGATTGAGTTTTTtgctataaattattttaaattatttttgcttctaatttatattaaaatagcTTGTCGAATCCTTGAAAATACACGTATATCAGTTGAAATGTTCTTAACAATAGTATTATCAACACGACCTCAATCATGAAAAATAATCTAGTAAAAATCACacaaatctcatagtgttaagagctaattacattataagcttactttttttttcaaattacaaaaatcccttaaaatttaagaattttggATACATCCTTCAATGTCCCGAAACATCACTCAACGTCCCGATACATCGCATCCCGATACATTACCTTTGACCTTTGTTGATACAAGACACATATGTCCCGATACATCGCGTAAGAGTAATATATGTATCCGAAAATAGGAGAGTGAGTGAAGAAAAtcgaaatttttataatttttttaaatggtagaaaattttgaaaaatatgataaataagttgtgtatttgagtaattttttcaataatttactGATTATATTTCAACAATCGTTTACAACAATAGTACTCGATTATTTCACTTGATCAGGTACTCAAAACAATATCTGTAATGTAAGTAAGTAcccaaaatctatttttcttttaacataTTCACTCCCTATGCTTTGGTAATTagtttctttaaatttttttcttcccaCAAAGTTTCTAATCTAAAGTGGTGCTCGATATATAGATCTAATTATGTTTCCTACTTTCATACTCCTTATGTGCTTTTTTAATAAGTATAAAAAGTTATAACTAAAggatatgaatttaaaattaaaagggcATGACTAAAGTGGGTCACGTAATTTCGAAAAAATTgtaaactaattaaattaaaatattttttaaattttttcccaaaaataccTTTGTTAAAATAGGGACATCAACAAAGAGGTACCTGCTTCAGCCTCAAATTCTCTCTTatgtacataaaaataaatatatttaagagaatatatttttcttatgttttaattttcttatattctcTTATGTCATAGAGaagttatttatatttgttaatttCATTATCTTAGGtagaaacattta
It encodes the following:
- the LOC125871135 gene encoding UDP-glucuronic acid decarboxylase 2-like isoform X1, whose amino-acid sequence is MASELIYRGPESLPVPDSYTPKPHKPWFTVIRPLRYLLREQRIVFLFAGIAIASLIFAFLPSSRSGGSSYANTGIYDSYLPSESTQSQVAHRIIYQNRVGFGSFNSGGKIPLGLQRKSLRIVVTGGAGFVGSHLVDRLIARGDSVIVVDNFFTGRKENVMHHFGNPRFELIRHDVVEPLLLEVDQIYHLACPASPVHYKHNPVKTIKTNVVGTLNMLGLAKRVGARFLLTSTSEVYGDPLEHPQKETYWGNVNPIGVRSCYDEGKRTAETLTMDYHRGAEVEVRIARIFNTYGPRMCIDDGRVVSNFVAQALRKEPLTVYGDGKQTRSFQFVSDLVEGLMRLMEGEHVGPFNLGNPGEFTMLELAKVVQETIDPNAQIVHKPNTEDDPHKRKPDISKAKEFLGWEPKVALRNGLPMMVQDFRQRIFGDHKEDSGKITTA
- the LOC125871135 gene encoding UDP-glucuronic acid decarboxylase 2-like isoform X2 — encoded protein: MASELIYRGPESLPVPDSYTPKPHKPWFTVIRPLRYLLREQRIVFLFAGIAIASLIFAFLPSSRSGGSSYANTGIYDSYLPSESTQSQVAHRIIYQNRVGFGSFNSGGKIPLGLQRKSLRIVVTGGAGFVGSHLVDRLIARGDSVIVVDNFFTGRKENVMHHFGNPRFELIRHDVVEPLLLEVDQIYHLACPASPVHYKHNPVKTIISNVVGTLNMLGLAKRVGARFLLTSTSEVYGDPLEHPQKETYWGNVNPIGVRSCYDEGKRTAETLTMDYHRGAEVEVRIARIFNTYGPRMCIDDGRVVSNFVAQALRKEPLTVYGDGKQTRSFQFVSDLVEGLMRLMEGEHVGPFNLGNPGEFTMLELAKVVQETIDPNAQIVHKPNTEDDPHKRKPDISKAKEFLGWEPKVALRNGLPMMVQDFRQRIFGDHKEDSGKITTA